The following proteins come from a genomic window of Pleuronectes platessa chromosome 2, fPlePla1.1, whole genome shotgun sequence:
- the hrh1 gene encoding histamine H1 receptor produces the protein MMESGLSSSTNPVLHLNTSSYVNNSNNWSGLVDSDSLRINRTLSSHGRLHNALLGVFLGLVSLLTIFMNLLVLYAVKREKSLHTVGNLYIVSLSVADLIVGTTVMPLNLVYLLEDEWRLGRAVCQFWLIMDYVASTASIFSLFILCLDRYRSVRQPLKYLKYRTRGKASVMIAGAWLLSIMWIIPILGWRSFTHVDLKPEEENKCDTDFRFVTWFKVITAVFNFYVPSILMLWFYTNIYLAVRQHLRDRERIIHPTDSFENENGQNVKTPEKHSSKSPERESKAPLKPSKKQRLLDHNTLDQAYSLEEADKNKIAPSASHRKIVVKCQQTSLLAMTTERLRMARKAKRCSLAPEEKQPDADIPLRNNSVPQDVIFSEGNYEHKLQASLNECHVTVPNSVSGVCDISQVSDVQRYTSALYTTYDPSQALPWTDEGVEDAELDPANALTLRQTWQKFIDQSRQRIQSLRIHKEHKAAKQLGFIIAAFMLCWIPYFIAFMVMAFCRVCVHHDLHMFTIWLGYINSTLNPFIYPLCNGNFKRVFKSILNIRL, from the coding sequence ATGATGGAATCTGGTCTGTCATCCTCCACAAACCCTGTACTTCACCTCAACACCAGCAGCTACGTCAATAACAGCAATAACTGGAGTGGCCTCGTTGACAGTGACTCACTGAGGATCAATCGCACTCTGAGCAGCCACGGCCGCTTACACAACGCCCTGCTGGGGGTCTTTCTGGGACTCGTCTCTCTCCTTACCATATTCATGAACCTGCTTGTGCTGTACGCCGTGAAGCGAGAGAAGAGCCTGCACACAGTCGGGAACCTCTATATCGTCAGCTTGTCGGTGGCGGATCTGATTGTGGGGACCACGGTCATGCCTCTTAACTTGGTGTATTTACTGGAGGATGAATGGAGGCTGGGTCGAGCTGTCTGCCAATTTTGGCTCATTATGGACTATGTGGCGAGCACGGCCTCGATTTTCAGCTTGTTCATCCTTTGTTTGGACCGGTACCGCTCAGTCAGACAGCCGCTTAAGTACCTCAAGTATAGAACACGAGGAAAAGCCAGTGTGATGATCGCTGGGGCCTGGCTGCTGTCGATTATGTGGATAATTCCAATTCTAGGATGGAGGTCCTTCACACACGTGGACCtgaaacctgaggaggagaacaaGTGTGACACAGATTTCCGCTTCGTCACGTGGTTTAAGGTCATCACCGCCGTCTTCAACTTCTATGTGCCCTCGATTTTGATGCTGTGGTTTTACACAAACATCTACTTGGCCGTGAGGCAGCATCTGAGGGACCGGGAGAGAATCATCCATCCAACTGACTCGTTTGAGAACGAGAATggacaaaatgtcaaaacaccTGAGAAACATTCCTCCAAGTCACCTGAGAGGGAGAGTAAAGCTCCGCTCAAACCCTCTAAAAAGCAACGCCTGCTGGACCACAACACTCTCGACCAGGCGTACTCCCTCGAGGAGgctgataaaaacaaaattgcTCCTTCTGCATCTCACAGGAAAATTGTTGTCAAATGCCAGCAGACATCGCTGCTTGCCATGACAACAGAGCGACTCAGAATGGCACGAAAGGCCAAAAGGTGCTCCCTGGCCCCGGAGGAGAAGCAGCCGGATGCTGATATTCCTCTGAGGAACAACTCGGTGCCCCAGGACGTCATTTTCTCCGAGGGAAATTATGAGCACAAACTTCAAGCATCGTTAAACGAATGTCACGTCACTGTACCAAACTCAGTTAGCGGCGTCTGCGATATCAGTCAGGTGTCAGATGTGCAGAGATACACGTCGGCGCTCTATACCACCTACGACCCCAGTCAGGCTCTGCCCTGGACGGATGAGGGGGTTGAAGACGCCGAATTGGACCCGGCCAACGCGCTGACTCTGAGACAGACATGGCAAAAGTTTATAGACCAATCACGTCAGCGCATCCAGAGCCTGAGGATCCATAAAGAGCACAAAGCAGCCAAGCAGTTGGGTTTCATAATTGCTGCGTTCATGTTGTGCTGGATTCCGTACTTCATAGCTTTCATGGTCATGGCgttctgcagagtgtgtgtgcaccatGACCTGCACATGTTCACGATATGGCTGGGTTACATCAACTCCACTCTCAACCCTTTCATATACCCACTCTGCAATGGGAACTTTAAAAGGGTCTTCAAAAGTATTCTGAACATTCGATTGTGA